The following coding sequences are from one Eucalyptus grandis isolate ANBG69807.140 chromosome 11, ASM1654582v1, whole genome shotgun sequence window:
- the LOC104447519 gene encoding keratin-associated protein 5-4 — translation MAEQVTEMMIKVDLQCCRCYKKIRKILCEIPQVKDRIFDEKQNKVKIKVVGCDPEKVRQKICCKGRDIILGVDIIPPEPPKKEEPKKEEPKREEKKEEEKKEVKPPPVIGYPPVYMMGKVYVCISCHHGGCGWFCPCNCHCGGPPICADGCGRPAHECICKRPLVCADGCGRPAHECRCKRPLKCADGCGRPPHECICKRPRMCPDGCGRPPHECRCKRPPMCHDGCGRRAHECSCQRPRMCADGCGKPPHECRCKRPPMCHDGCGRRAHECSCQRPRMCADGCGKPPHECICKRPPMCHDGCGRPAHECSCQRPIYPRCCDRSRYGNASSSWTLHGCDYGRPPVCTNAGYDCDTSCTLM, via the exons ATGGCAGAGCAG GTCACGGAGATGATGATCAAAGTGGATCTTCAGTGTTGTCGCTGTTACAAGAAGATCAGGAAAATCCTGTGTGAGATCCCTC AAGTAAAAGATCGAATCTTCGACGAGAAACAAAACAAGGTGAAGATCAAAGTGGTGGGTTGCGATCCTGAGAAGGTCCGGCAAAAGATATGTTGCAAGGGAAGAGATATCATTTTAGGCGTCGACATCATACCCCCCGagccaccaaaaaaagaagaaccaaaaaaagaagaaccaaaaagagaagaaaaaaaagaagaagaaaaaaaagaggttaaaCCTCCACCGGTGATAGGTTACCCACCGGTGTATATGATGGGGAAGGTGTATGTTTGTATCTCATGTCATCATGGGGGTTGTGGTTGGTTCTGTCCATGTAACTGTCACTGCGGGGGGCCACCAATATGCGCTGATGGATGCGGGAGGCCAGCCCACGAGTGCATATGCAAGAGGCCACTGGTATGCGCTGATGGATGCGGGAGGCCAGCCCACGAGTGCAGATGCAAGAGGCCACTGAAATGCGCTGATGGATGCGGGAGGCCACCCCACGAGTGCATATGCAAGAGGCCACGGATGTGCCCTGATGGATGCGGGAGGCCACCCCACGAGTGCAGATGCAAGAGGCCGCCGATGTGCCATGATGGGTGCGGGAGGCGGGCCCACGAGTGCAGTTGCCAGAGGCCACGGATGTGCGCCGATGGATGCGGGAAGCCACCCCACGAGTGCAGATGCAAGAGGCCGCCGATGTGCCATGATGGGTGCGGGAGGCGGGCCCACGAGTGCAGTTGCCAGAGGCCACGGATGTGCGCCGATGGATGCGGGAAGCCACCCCACGAGTGCATATGCAAGAGGCCGCCGATGTGCCATGATGGGTGCGGGAGGCCGGCCCACGAGTGCAGTTGCCAGAGACCTATTTACCCGCGGTGTTGCGATCGCTCCAGATATGGAAACGCCTCTTCATCATGGACCCTGCATGGCTGTGACTACGGAAGGCCGCCAGTATGCACCAATGCCGGTTACGACTGCGACACTTCCTGCACGCTCATGTGA